In Rissa tridactyla isolate bRisTri1 chromosome 2, bRisTri1.patW.cur.20221130, whole genome shotgun sequence, a single window of DNA contains:
- the XCR1 gene encoding chemokine XC receptor 1, translating to MDEEPYTPDSDDNNSYGYYYDSNVCEMGDYFVFYTHLTTVLYTMAFLLSLLGNTLVLWILFKYENLTSLTNVFIMNLCVSDLVFSCMLPFWAVDQSFGWIFGEFLCKAVNAVFSIGYYSGVFFLTLMTILRYLSVVNPLSTLRSQTQCCGFLVSLVVWTVSILIVVPEIIHTTVQEKLEGDKTCDYADEKWKKVDIYLRNVLFLFSFGVIVFCYFKILIILLRARSRRKHRTVKLILIIVVAFFLSWAPYNILSFLITFPPPTCQYEKDSKLAFHISRKIAFSHCCLNPVLYVFVGVKFKRHLLRLCSQCLPCGNGQVSSPRIWSQGKFHYEDASIY from the coding sequence ATGGATGAAGAACCTTATACACCTGATTCAGATGATAATAACTCATACGGATACTATTACGACAGCAATGTCTGTGAAATGGGCGACTATTTCGTATTTTACACCCATCTCACTACTGTTCTCTACACTATGGCATTTTTGCTCAGCCTGCTAGGCAACACTCTAGTGTTATGGATCCTATTCAAATATGAAAACCTCACATCTTTAACGAATGTCTTCATCATGAATCTCTGTGTCTCTGATTTAGTCTTCTCCTGCATGCTGCCGTTCTGGGCAGTGGACCAGTCCTTTGGGTGGATTTTCGGCGAGTTCCTCTGCAAAGCGGTGAATGCTGTTTTCTCCATCGGCTACTACAGCGGTGTTTTCTTTTTGACACTCATGACTATCCTGCGGTACTTGTCTGTAGTGAACCCTCTCTCGACTTTGAGATCCCAGACGCAGTGCTGTGGTTTTCTGGTGAGCTTGGTTGTTTGGACTGTTAGCATATTAATTGTGGTTCCTGAGATAATTCACACCACAGTGCAAGAAAAATTGGAAGGGGACAAGACCTGTGATTATGCTgatgagaaatggaaaaaggTGGACATTTATCTGCGAAATGTactcttcctgttttcctttgggGTTATCGTATTCTGTTACTTCAAGATCCTGATAATCCTGCTCAGAGCAAGATCTCGCAGAAAGCACAGAACTGTGAAACTCATCCTTATTATCGTGGTGGCTTTTTTCCTGAGCTGGGCACCTTACAACATCCTCAGCTTTCTGATCACTTTTCCACCACCTACCTGCCAGTACGAAAAAGACTCCAAGCTTGCCTTTCACATCAGCCGTAAAATTGCTTTCTCCCACTGCTGCCTCAACCCTGTGCTCTATGTTTTTGTTGGAGTCAAGTTCAAGAGGCATTTGTTACGCTTATGCAGTCAGTGTTTACCCTGTGGCAACGGTCAAGTCTCCAGCCCCAGGATCTGGTCTCAAGGCAAATTCCACTATGAAGATGCGTCCATCTACTGA